A genomic region of Trifolium pratense cultivar HEN17-A07 linkage group LG3, ARS_RC_1.1, whole genome shotgun sequence contains the following coding sequences:
- the LOC123914696 gene encoding uncharacterized protein LOC123914696 produces MVWREHFSHVIVENDSKILIDMIYDNYKFNGNVPILVHRIRKLLKLRWHVQINHTLREENRNTDWLANFSISMDHLNVFVLENSPKELQKLFFDNVSGACMPKNVRLT; encoded by the coding sequence ATGGTTTGGAGGGAGCATTTTTCTCATGTTATAGTGGAAAATGACTCAAAGATTTTGATTGACATGATTTATGATAATTACAAGTTTAATGGGAATGTCCCTATTCTAGTTCACCGTATCCGGAAACTTCTAAAGTTGAGGTGGCATGTACAAATCAACCATACTTTGCgagaagaaaatagaaatacTGATTGGCTTGCAAACTTCAGCATTTCTATGGATCATTtgaatgtttttgttttggagAATTCTCCTAAAGAGCTTCAAAAGCTCTTTTTTGATAATGTTTCCGGGGCTTGCATGCCCAAGAATGTCCGGTTAACTTAA